The Candidatus Dechloromonas phosphoritropha genome includes a region encoding these proteins:
- a CDS encoding SDR family NAD(P)-dependent oxidoreductase, with the protein MNPKITDWSGKRVWLVGASSGIGAALARELAGRGARLALSARSVDKLRALAIENALLLLCDATDTASLAAARASLLAAWRGIDLVIYLAGDYVPMRAADFDLAVAERVVTVNFNGAMRLAATVLPDLRAGGGIVFVASVAGYRGLPKALAYGPGKAALIHFAECLHLDLAPQGIGVWVVNPGFVATQLTAKNDFAMPALLTPGEAALATVDGLKTGKFEIHFPKRFTRVMKFLALLPYGLYFPLVRRLTGN; encoded by the coding sequence ATGAATCCGAAAATCACTGACTGGTCAGGCAAGCGCGTCTGGTTGGTCGGCGCGTCGAGCGGGATCGGCGCCGCACTGGCGCGGGAACTGGCCGGGCGCGGCGCCCGCCTGGCGCTGTCGGCGCGCAGTGTCGACAAGTTGCGGGCACTGGCCATCGAAAATGCCTTGCTGTTGCTTTGCGACGCGACCGACACGGCCAGTCTTGCCGCTGCTCGTGCGAGCCTGCTTGCGGCCTGGCGCGGCATCGACCTGGTGATCTATCTGGCCGGCGATTACGTGCCGATGCGCGCTGCGGACTTCGACCTGGCGGTTGCCGAGAGGGTGGTCACCGTCAATTTCAACGGCGCCATGCGCCTCGCCGCGACGGTCCTGCCCGACCTGCGGGCCGGCGGCGGCATCGTCTTCGTCGCCAGTGTCGCCGGCTACCGCGGCCTGCCCAAGGCGCTCGCCTACGGGCCGGGCAAGGCGGCGCTGATCCACTTCGCCGAATGCCTGCACCTCGATCTCGCGCCGCAAGGGATCGGCGTCTGGGTCGTCAACCCCGGCTTCGTTGCGACCCAGCTCACCGCGAAAAACGATTTCGCCATGCCCGCCCTGCTGACTCCCGGAGAGGCGGCGCTGGCCACGGTCGACGGCCTGAAAACGGGCAAATTCGAGATCCACTTTCCGAAGCGTTTCACGCGCGTCATGAAGTTTCTCGCGCTCCTGCCCTATGGCCTGTATTTCCCCCTTGTCCGCCGCCTGACCGGAAATTGA
- a CDS encoding nuclear transport factor 2 family protein, whose amino-acid sequence MNPDALIDFFHGLSPESVVRFPEFYSADAYFKDPFNEVRGVAAVQRIFSHMFKQVAEPRFIVTEKVVDEHGAMLIWEFSFRVKLWGKGETQGMRGVSHLKFAADGKVNYHRDYWDTGEELYMKLPAIGTLMRGLRRVLAA is encoded by the coding sequence ATGAACCCCGATGCACTGATCGATTTCTTCCACGGACTGTCGCCGGAAAGCGTCGTCCGCTTCCCCGAGTTCTACAGCGCCGATGCCTACTTCAAGGACCCGTTCAACGAAGTGCGCGGCGTCGCGGCCGTCCAGCGCATCTTCAGCCACATGTTCAAACAAGTCGCCGAGCCACGCTTTATCGTCACTGAGAAAGTGGTCGATGAACACGGCGCCATGCTGATCTGGGAATTCAGTTTCCGGGTAAAGCTGTGGGGCAAGGGCGAAACGCAAGGCATGCGCGGGGTCTCGCACCTCAAATTCGCTGCCGACGGCAAGGTCAATTACCACCGCGATTACTGGGATACGGGCGAAGAGCTATACATGAAACTCCCCGCCATCGGCACCCTGATGCGTGGTTTGCGGCGAGTGCTGGCAGCATAA
- a CDS encoding malate synthase A — protein sequence MSLNLPQGVQITGPIKPGFETILTHDALALVAKLHRAFESRRQELLKARVVRQARIDGGEMPDFLPETKSVREGDWKVAPVPPTLHCRRVEITGPVEAKMIINAFNSGADSYMADFEDSNSPNWNNQIQGQVNMYKAIRRELAFKNEAGKEYKLNDKIATLQIRPRGWHLDEKHVTVDGQRVGGGIFDFAVFFFHNAKEQIARGAGPFFYLPKMESHLEARLWNDIFVMAQDHIGLPQGTIKATVLVETILATFEMEEILYELRNHSAGLNAGRWDYIFSCIKKFKKNTDFCLAQRGAITMEVPFMRSYALALVQACHKRGAPAMGGMSALIPIKNDPVANEKALAGIRHDKTRDANDGYDGGWVAHPGLVPIAMEEFVKVLGDKPNQFGKPVEGKFGPADWLNFQPETPITEAGLRNNINVGIHYLGSWLAGNGCVPIHNLMEDAATAEISRSQVWQWVVSPKGILDDGRKVTVEMVRPMIAEELAKVKASVTAQGEETASYDEAAVIFDKMSLTPEYPEFLTLPLYEAME from the coding sequence ATGAGTCTGAACCTGCCCCAGGGCGTGCAAATCACCGGCCCGATCAAGCCGGGTTTTGAAACCATCCTCACCCACGATGCGCTGGCCCTCGTCGCCAAGCTGCACCGCGCCTTCGAAAGCCGTCGCCAAGAACTGCTGAAAGCGCGCGTCGTGCGCCAGGCGCGCATCGACGGCGGCGAAATGCCCGATTTCCTGCCCGAAACCAAATCCGTTCGCGAAGGCGACTGGAAGGTTGCGCCAGTGCCGCCGACCCTGCACTGCCGCCGCGTCGAAATCACCGGCCCGGTCGAAGCCAAGATGATCATCAACGCCTTCAACTCGGGCGCCGATTCTTACATGGCCGACTTCGAGGATTCCAACTCCCCGAACTGGAACAACCAGATCCAGGGCCAGGTCAACATGTACAAGGCCATCCGCCGCGAACTGGCGTTCAAGAACGAAGCCGGCAAGGAATACAAGCTCAACGACAAGATCGCCACGCTGCAGATTCGTCCGCGTGGCTGGCATCTCGACGAGAAGCATGTAACCGTTGACGGTCAGCGCGTCGGCGGCGGCATTTTCGACTTCGCAGTGTTCTTCTTCCACAACGCCAAGGAACAGATCGCGCGCGGCGCCGGCCCGTTCTTCTACCTGCCGAAGATGGAAAGCCATCTCGAAGCCCGCCTGTGGAACGACATCTTCGTCATGGCCCAGGACCACATCGGCCTGCCGCAAGGCACGATCAAGGCCACCGTTCTGGTCGAAACCATCCTCGCCACCTTCGAGATGGAAGAAATCCTCTACGAATTACGCAACCATTCAGCCGGCCTCAATGCCGGTCGCTGGGACTACATCTTCTCGTGCATCAAGAAGTTCAAGAAAAACACGGATTTCTGCCTGGCACAGCGCGGCGCCATCACCATGGAAGTGCCGTTCATGCGCTCCTACGCGCTGGCTTTGGTGCAGGCCTGCCACAAGCGTGGCGCGCCGGCGATGGGCGGCATGTCGGCCCTGATCCCGATCAAGAACGATCCGGTCGCCAATGAAAAGGCGCTGGCCGGCATCCGCCACGACAAGACGCGCGACGCCAACGACGGCTACGACGGCGGCTGGGTGGCGCATCCGGGCCTGGTGCCCATCGCCATGGAAGAGTTCGTCAAGGTGCTCGGCGACAAGCCGAACCAGTTCGGCAAGCCGGTTGAAGGCAAGTTCGGCCCGGCTGACTGGTTAAATTTCCAGCCGGAAACCCCGATCACCGAAGCCGGCCTGCGCAACAACATCAACGTCGGCATCCACTATCTGGGCAGCTGGCTAGCCGGTAACGGCTGCGTGCCGATCCACAACCTGATGGAAGACGCGGCCACCGCCGAAATCTCCCGCTCGCAGGTCTGGCAGTGGGTGGTGTCGCCCAAGGGCATCCTCGACGACGGGCGCAAGGTCACCGTCGAAATGGTCCGCCCGATGATCGCCGAGGAACTGGCCAAGGTAAAAGCCTCCGTCACCGCCCAGGGCGAAGAAACCGCCAGTTACGATGAAGCCGCAGTCATCTTCGACAAGATGTCGCTGACCCCGGAATACCCGGAGTTCCTGACCCTGCCGCTGTACGAGGCGATGGAATAA
- a CDS encoding IS4 family transposase, protein MHTGKLVFAQVMDHLPLHTFWRCVAKYPGRYPTLTFSHLDQFLCMAFAQLTYRESLRDIETCLRAHEAKLYHLGIRGGIARSTLADANENRDWRIYQDFALSLIQTARKLYAEDSFGLELTHTVYALDSTTIDLCLALFPWARFRKRKGAVKLHTLLDLRGNIPTFIHISDGKLHDVNILDQIIFEAGSFYVMDRGYIDFARLHALHLTQAFFVTRAKSNLQYRRVYSHPVDKTTGLRCDQTIMLTGPRPSQGYPIHLRRVKFYDAKHDKLLVFLTNNFDLPALTIAELYRCRWQVELFFKWIKQHLRIKAFFGTSENSVKTQVWIAIAVYVLVAILKKRLKSMASLYTILQILSLTLFEKTPINQLITNIKSNQEEPQMTNQLNLFTKISGQ, encoded by the coding sequence ATGCATACAGGGAAGCTGGTATTCGCCCAAGTGATGGATCATCTGCCACTGCACACCTTCTGGCGCTGCGTGGCCAAGTACCCTGGCCGTTACCCGACGCTCACTTTCTCTCACCTCGATCAGTTTCTGTGCATGGCCTTCGCGCAACTGACCTACCGGGAAAGCCTGCGCGACATCGAGACCTGCCTGCGTGCCCACGAAGCCAAGCTCTATCATCTGGGCATTCGCGGCGGCATCGCCCGCAGTACCTTGGCGGACGCCAACGAGAACCGCGACTGGCGCATCTATCAGGATTTCGCCCTCAGCCTGATCCAGACGGCGCGCAAACTCTATGCCGAGGACAGCTTCGGCTTGGAATTGACGCATACAGTCTATGCCCTCGACTCGACCACGATCGACTTGTGCCTGGCGCTCTTTCCCTGGGCGCGTTTTCGCAAACGCAAAGGGGCTGTCAAACTCCATACGCTCCTCGATCTGCGGGGCAACATCCCGACTTTCATTCACATCTCGGACGGCAAGCTCCACGATGTCAATATCCTCGATCAGATCATTTTCGAGGCTGGCAGTTTCTACGTCATGGATCGGGGTTATATCGATTTCGCCCGACTCCACGCCCTGCATCTGACCCAAGCTTTCTTTGTCACGCGCGCCAAATCCAACCTTCAATACCGGCGGGTCTATTCGCATCCAGTCGACAAAACGACCGGTCTGCGTTGCGACCAAACCATCATGCTGACCGGGCCACGGCCCAGCCAGGGTTACCCAATCCATTTGCGTCGGGTGAAGTTCTACGATGCCAAGCACGACAAGTTGCTCGTTTTCCTCACCAACAATTTCGACCTTCCTGCCCTGACCATCGCCGAGTTGTACCGCTGTCGCTGGCAGGTGGAACTCTTTTTCAAATGGATCAAGCAGCATCTGCGAATCAAGGCATTCTTCGGGACTTCAGAGAACTCAGTCAAGACTCAGGTCTGGATCGCAATCGCCGTTTATGTGCTCGTCGCCATCCTCAAAAAACGGCTGAAATCCATGGCATCGCTCTACACAATCCTACAGATTCTGAGCCTGACTCTGTTCGAGAAAACACCAATCAATCAACTGATTACAAATATCAAATCCAATCAGGAGGAACCACAAATGACTAACCAATTGAATTTATTCACGAAAATCTCCGGACAGTAG
- a CDS encoding IS4 family transposase, whose product MSAKKMIVGMLAGCLSSLHVKLACAVEAAVGSALRGGRLSLSQLARSVQSATSMRHRVKRIDRLLGNTSLHITRTEIYREVASRWLTDLDNVRVVIDWSDATTDQRWHLLRASIAVKGRSVTLYEEIHAQRRYGNQAVHRRFLDCLAKLLPDGCTPTLITDAGFHSTWFDLVTEHHWPWIGRIRGKDRVSITEGPWKRCTEVFPDATPCAQAFDNARYVRSHPTDCRLVLVKREAKRRHHHTRTGKHSRSHSSIKAARGAREPWLLACSPAFPKASPETIIDQYSRRMTIEESFRDLKNERLGLGFSASRSRSGKRLEILLLIAHLTHWLMRLIGECAQQSGIQRFFQSVPGLKHKEISAITLARRVIDAGPSWLNQIRPKDAVPILRHQAQQASHMAFI is encoded by the coding sequence ATGAGTGCGAAGAAGATGATAGTCGGAATGCTGGCGGGGTGTCTGTCGAGCCTGCATGTCAAATTGGCCTGTGCGGTTGAGGCGGCTGTAGGCAGTGCGCTGCGAGGTGGTCGCTTGAGCTTGAGTCAGCTTGCGCGGTCTGTGCAGTCGGCGACGTCGATGCGTCATCGAGTCAAGCGCATTGACCGTCTGCTGGGAAATACCTCGTTGCACATCACAAGGACCGAGATTTATCGTGAGGTGGCGTCACGTTGGCTGACCGATCTCGATAATGTGCGGGTGGTGATCGATTGGTCGGACGCCACGACCGATCAACGCTGGCATCTGCTGCGTGCCAGCATCGCCGTCAAGGGCCGCAGTGTGACGCTGTACGAGGAAATTCACGCGCAACGACGGTATGGTAATCAGGCGGTGCATCGTCGGTTTCTGGATTGTTTGGCGAAGCTGCTGCCCGACGGGTGCACTCCGACCCTCATCACCGATGCCGGTTTTCACTCGACCTGGTTCGACTTGGTCACGGAACATCATTGGCCGTGGATCGGACGCATCCGTGGCAAAGACAGGGTCAGTATTACCGAAGGTCCATGGAAGCGCTGCACCGAGGTTTTTCCGGATGCCACGCCGTGCGCCCAAGCCTTCGACAATGCCCGATACGTTCGTAGCCATCCGACAGACTGTCGGTTGGTGCTGGTTAAACGCGAAGCCAAAAGGCGCCACCATCACACGCGGACGGGCAAACATTCGCGCTCCCATAGCTCGATCAAGGCGGCTCGTGGTGCCAGAGAGCCATGGCTGCTGGCCTGTTCTCCAGCATTTCCAAAAGCGAGCCCAGAGACGATTATTGACCAGTACTCCCGACGAATGACCATTGAGGAATCCTTTCGTGATCTCAAGAACGAGCGGCTTGGTCTTGGCTTTAGCGCTTCGCGATCACGCTCGGGCAAGCGACTTGAGATTCTGCTGTTGATTGCTCACTTGACCCACTGGCTGATGCGCCTGATCGGCGAGTGCGCCCAGCAGAGCGGGATACAGAGGTTCTTCCAGAGTGTGCCCGGTCTAAAGCACAAAGAGATTTCAGCCATCACATTGGCTCGTCGAGTCATCGATGCCGGGCCCTCCTGGCTTAACCAAATTCGCCCGAAAGACGCTGTTCCGATTCTCCGGCACCAAGCTCAACAGGCTTCTCATATGGCATTTATATGA
- a CDS encoding DUF1499 domain-containing protein — MKCCTRVYLLLGSLTSFLGVAQALESAVTGSLLPVAEALSCLSPSNCVNSLDDLSSLPPLRFNGTAAEGKAELLATLAAFPEATVHLDEPLQVEAIFTTQVGFRDTVLFRIDAAGQRIDFRSSSNFGLYDFGKNRSRMKEFTTRFEKTLEGMPGH, encoded by the coding sequence ATGAAGTGCTGCACGCGGGTGTATTTATTGCTAGGCAGTCTGACCAGTTTTTTGGGCGTGGCGCAGGCGTTGGAAAGCGCGGTGACTGGGTCACTGCTACCGGTTGCGGAGGCTCTCTCTTGTCTTTCCCCGAGTAACTGTGTCAACTCTCTGGATGATTTGAGCAGTTTGCCACCCTTGCGATTTAACGGCACGGCGGCTGAAGGGAAAGCTGAATTGCTGGCGACGCTGGCGGCTTTCCCGGAGGCGACGGTGCACCTTGACGAGCCTTTACAGGTAGAAGCCATTTTCACGACACAGGTGGGGTTCCGCGATACGGTGTTGTTCCGGATTGACGCTGCCGGGCAACGCATAGATTTCCGCTCGAGCTCGAACTTCGGCCTGTACGACTTTGGCAAAAACCGTTCGCGGATGAAGGAATTTACGACCCGCTTCGAGAAGACGCTGGAGGGCATGCCAGGGCATTGA
- a CDS encoding IS4 family transposase — protein MHPIRSTRAQQHRTVKAYAAQSDAYAFFNLLMGPELFDAVESELPPHRERQFPPTETLSMFLAQALSTDRSCQKAVNDRAVKCLVGGLVPGSTHTGAYCRARKRLPLKMLSTLACHVGQRVATQAPTAWHWRGRPVRLVDGTTVVMPDTSDNQVVYPQPTSQKPGLGFPQCRIVGLVCLGSGAVLNATTGSCRGKGSDEQSLLRSIFDSLEQGDLLLGDAFYATYFLLCSLRERCIDAVFEQNGARQRTTDFCRGRQLGQCDHLIVLPKPASKPDWMPQADYDQAPESLTVRELRVGGKTRVTTLLCPKQTDKTALKSLYRDRWHVELDLRNIKTTLGMERLSCLTPAMAIKEIWVYLLAYNLIRLMMAQAAMLSHRLPRQLSFKHTVQIWLAWAPFASRSHHNIHSELFVLIAQQQVGNRPGRIEPRAVKRRPKPYPMLTKPRNLAKAIVMKNGHPKKLK, from the coding sequence ATGCATCCTATCCGCAGTACACGCGCACAGCAACACCGAACGGTCAAGGCCTACGCTGCCCAGAGCGACGCCTATGCGTTTTTCAACCTGTTGATGGGGCCGGAATTGTTCGATGCCGTGGAATCTGAACTGCCGCCCCACCGAGAAAGGCAATTTCCCCCGACGGAGACGTTGTCGATGTTTCTGGCCCAAGCGCTGAGCACCGATCGTTCCTGCCAGAAGGCAGTCAATGACCGTGCGGTCAAATGCCTGGTTGGCGGCCTGGTGCCGGGCAGCACCCACACGGGCGCCTATTGCCGGGCGCGAAAGCGCTTGCCTTTGAAGATGCTCAGTACACTGGCGTGCCACGTGGGGCAAAGAGTCGCCACGCAGGCGCCGACAGCTTGGCATTGGCGGGGTCGTCCCGTCCGTCTGGTGGACGGGACGACCGTCGTAATGCCCGACACCTCAGACAATCAGGTCGTCTACCCGCAACCGACGAGCCAGAAGCCGGGACTGGGTTTCCCGCAGTGCCGGATCGTTGGGCTCGTTTGTTTGGGTAGCGGGGCGGTCCTCAATGCCACGACCGGCTCCTGTCGGGGCAAGGGCAGCGATGAGCAGTCGTTGCTGCGTTCGATATTCGATTCCCTGGAGCAGGGTGATTTACTGTTGGGCGACGCCTTCTACGCCACCTATTTTCTCCTCTGCTCATTACGCGAGCGGTGCATTGATGCGGTGTTTGAACAAAATGGCGCGCGGCAACGCACCACCGATTTTTGCCGAGGTCGGCAGTTGGGGCAGTGCGATCATCTGATCGTGCTGCCAAAACCCGCCAGCAAACCCGACTGGATGCCTCAGGCCGACTACGATCAGGCCCCCGAGAGTCTGACCGTACGCGAGCTTCGGGTCGGCGGCAAGACACGGGTGACGACATTGCTTTGCCCAAAACAAACCGACAAGACTGCCTTGAAATCGCTCTATCGGGATCGCTGGCACGTTGAACTCGATCTGCGCAACATCAAGACCACGCTCGGCATGGAACGACTGAGTTGCCTGACGCCTGCGATGGCGATCAAGGAAATCTGGGTCTATCTGCTCGCCTACAATCTGATTCGGTTAATGATGGCTCAGGCTGCAATGCTCTCCCACAGATTGCCGCGCCAACTGAGCTTCAAGCATACCGTGCAAATCTGGCTCGCCTGGGCACCCTTTGCGAGCCGCAGCCATCACAACATACACAGCGAACTATTCGTTTTAATCGCCCAACAACAGGTCGGTAACCGACCGGGCCGGATCGAGCCTCGCGCCGTCAAACGACGACCTAAACCCTATCCAATGCTCACCAAACCACGTAATCTCGCCAAAGCTATCGTCATGAAAAATGGACATCCCAAAAAGCTTAAGTAA
- a CDS encoding DUF3833 domain-containing protein, with translation MKFLLAAAFTLGLSACASSGVEQYRAEQPALDLKTYLNGTLDAWGMFQGRSGEVQKRFHVVIDAKWTGDTGVLDEHFKWSDGTTSRRVWTLTKQADGTFRGKADDVVGEAIGEVAGNALRWRYVLALPVDGKVYNVDLDDWMFLMDDKVMLNRSYMSKWGFDLGEVTLTFVKR, from the coding sequence ATGAAATTTCTGCTTGCCGCTGCCTTCACCCTCGGCCTGAGCGCCTGCGCCTCGTCCGGGGTCGAACAGTACCGCGCCGAACAACCGGCCCTCGACCTCAAGACCTACCTCAATGGCACGCTCGACGCCTGGGGAATGTTCCAAGGGCGCTCCGGTGAAGTACAGAAGCGCTTCCATGTCGTCATCGACGCCAAGTGGACGGGCGATACCGGCGTCCTCGACGAGCATTTCAAATGGTCGGACGGCACCACATCGCGCCGCGTCTGGACCCTCACCAAGCAGGCGGACGGCACCTTCCGCGGCAAGGCCGACGATGTCGTCGGCGAGGCCATTGGCGAGGTCGCCGGCAATGCGCTGCGCTGGCGTTATGTGCTGGCGCTGCCGGTCGACGGCAAGGTGTACAACGTCGATTTGGACGACTGGATGTTCCTGATGGACGACAAGGTGATGCTCAACCGCTCCTACATGAGCAAGTGGGGCTTCGATCTCGGCGAAGTGACCCTGACCTTCGTTAAGCGATGA
- a CDS encoding phosphate-starvation-inducible PsiE family protein, which yields MSEENGSSLHDDHLSEKNDDPLVRGLHRVIRQAIRLLAVLMTLVILWCVADVVLVLYEALSKPPVLLLDLNQIFVVFAAFLAVLIAIEILVNITLYLRDDVIHVQLVVATALMAIARKVIVLDLTTLQPEYLYGIAVILLALGLTYWLVSSQTKK from the coding sequence ATGTCAGAGGAAAACGGGTCATCGCTTCACGACGATCATTTGTCGGAGAAAAACGACGACCCACTGGTACGGGGATTGCATCGAGTTATCCGTCAAGCCATTCGCTTGCTGGCCGTCCTGATGACGCTGGTAATCCTGTGGTGCGTTGCCGATGTGGTGCTGGTGCTCTACGAGGCGCTGTCGAAACCGCCGGTGCTGCTTCTTGACCTCAACCAAATTTTCGTCGTCTTTGCGGCTTTTCTGGCGGTGCTGATCGCCATCGAAATTCTGGTCAATATCACCCTCTATCTGCGCGACGACGTCATCCATGTCCAGCTTGTCGTAGCGACGGCACTGATGGCCATAGCCCGGAAGGTGATCGTGCTTGACCTGACTACCTTACAACCAGAATATCTCTACGGCATCGCCGTAATCTTGTTGGCGCTCGGTCTGACCTACTGGCTGGTCTCTTCGCAGACCAAGAAGTGA